Proteins encoded by one window of Cylindrospermum stagnale PCC 7417:
- a CDS encoding transposase: MDWIKLLHSIIVAVIYEQASNQNNLNLNAIANLGIGLDNLVIITSIQAKTQPLLLNPRPLKSVHQLFNKQIAKRQDKTPNFYTRKIPQLCTNSKPKMNDYLDKNSRFIIEYLVVSNISILVIGKKFNCIPKINLGSRNDQNFVQVLPAGFVDFIAYKAGGERVNFIQQEESSTFHSNFCVVMAFQFIISKPKLNINSATSKFPLELYCYACGVVLLIHVNGFCNIMKRAIPNAFAKGIGAVVVQQIRITPGQLVA; encoded by the coding sequence ATGGACTGGATTAAGTTATTGCATTCTATTATTGTAGCGGTTATTTATGAACAAGCATCCAACCAAAATAATTTGAATTTGAACGCCATTGCCAATTTGGGAATTGGACTTGATAATCTGGTCATAATCACATCTATTCAAGCCAAGACACAACCACTTTTGCTAAATCCTAGACCATTAAAGTCTGTTCATCAATTATTTAACAAACAAATAGCTAAACGCCAAGATAAAACACCTAATTTTTACACCAGAAAAATCCCACAACTTTGTACCAATTCTAAACCTAAAATGAATGATTATCTTGACAAAAATAGCCGATTCATTATTGAGTACTTAGTTGTTAGCAATATCAGCATACTAGTAATTGGTAAAAAATTCAACTGCATACCAAAAATTAATCTTGGCAGTCGGAATGACCAAAATTTTGTGCAGGTGCTGCCAGCCGGATTTGTGGATTTTATTGCTTATAAAGCGGGAGGGGAGAGGGTTAATTTTATTCAACAAGAGGAGTCATCCACTTTTCACTCTAATTTTTGTGTGGTGATGGCATTCCAGTTTATAATTTCAAAGCCAAAGCTGAATATCAATTCAGCAACCAGCAAATTTCCCCTTGAACTGTACTGTTATGCTTGTGGTGTAGTTCTCTTGATCCACGTGAATGGGTTTTGCAACATTATGAAAAGGGCAATCCCTAATGCTTTTGCAAA